In Mercurialis annua linkage group LG5, ddMerAnnu1.2, whole genome shotgun sequence, a single genomic region encodes these proteins:
- the LOC126680942 gene encoding exocyst complex component EXO84C, whose translation MESSEEEDDFPSIESITPQSNIDSLFQSHTEKGVRKLCCELLDLKDAVENLCGNMRTKYLAFLRMSEEVVEMEHELVELRKHISTQGILVQDMMTGVNRELEHWSQLNEDVEDPKQNFEVDALQISSPSSEDDPMVTFLDNVDNLLAEHKVEEALDALDAEERKNPDLKVSGDASSTEEPSYKAAFLKRKSMLEDQLIEIAEQPSLGILELKKALSHLIKLGKGPLAHQLLLKSYGSRLQKSINVLLPSSSMCPKTFPATLSRLVFSMISLTTKESGSIFGDNPIYTNRVVQWAEWEIEYFARLVKENAPASETFLALAAATNCIQASLNYCSMLESQGLKLSKLLLVLSRPYIEEVLELNFRRARRAILLMAETDESSLFSVHSVSPLSMFAIPTDSELVDSGVRFMDIINEILAQLTPLAIVHFGGNLLTRISQLFDKYMDALIKSLPGPSDDENLTELKEVIHFRAETDSEQLALLGMAFTILDELLPLAVTEVWSLKNESKDSISESIVPNANITAELKDWKRHLQHSFDKLRDHFCRQYVLSFIYSREGKTRLNAQIYLNGDGDDLLWDDPLPSLPFQALFAKLQQLATIAGDVLLGKEKIQKILLARLTETVVMWLSDEQEFWGVFEDKSVPLKPLGLQQLILDMHFTVEIARFAGYPSRHVHQIASAIIARAIRTFSVRGIDPQSALPEDEWFVETAKSAINKLLLGTSGSDTSEIDEDHIIFHEEKIVSDSEDTASSLSSVESFESFVSASMGELDSPVYFTDPEG comes from the exons ATGGAGAGCAGcgaagaagaagatgacttcCCATCAATAGAGAGCATTACTCCTCAGTCCAACATCGACTCTCTTTTTCAATCTCACACTGAAAAG GGAGTCAGAAAACTTTGCTGTGAGCTATTGGATTTGAAAGATGCTGTGGAGAATCTATGTGGCAATATGCGAACAAAGTATTTGGCTTTCTTGAG GATGTCAGAAGAAGTAGTTGAAATGGAGCATGAGCTGGTTGAGTTACGTAAGCATATCTCAACACAAGGGATTCTTGTTCAGGATATGATGACTGGGGTGAACCGTGAGCTGGAACATTGGAGCCAACTTAATGAGGACGTTGAAGATCCTAAGCAAAATTTTGAAGTTGATGCACTTCAAATTTCTTCTCCAAGTAGTGAAGACGACCCCATGGTGACATTCTTGGACAATGTTGATAATCTCTTGGCAGAGCATAAAGTGGAAGAAGCATTAGATGCCTTGGATGCTGAAGAGAGAAAAAATCCAGATCTTAAAGTCTCTGGAGATGCTTCGTCAACAGAAGAACCTTCATATAAAGCAGCCTTTTTGAAGAGAAAATCAATGCTTGAGGACCAGCTAATTGAGATCGCCGAACAGCCTTCACTTGGCATTTTGGAATTGAAGAAAGCCTTATCTCATCTAATCAAGCTTGGAAAGGGTCCTTTGGCACATCAATTACTGCTGAAGTCATATGGTTCCCGTCTTCAGAAGAGCATTAATGTTTTGCTTCCATCAAGTTCCATGTGTCCCAAAACATTTCCTGCAACACTATCTAGGCTTGTTTTCTCAATGATCTCATTGACAACAAAAGAATCTGGTTCCATATTTGGTGATAATCCTATATAcaccaatagagttgtccaatGGGCAGAGTGGGAAATAGAATATTTTGCACGGTTGGTGAAGGAAAATGCACCTGCCTCAGAAACATTTTTGGCATTAGCTGCAGCTACCAACTGTATTCAGGCTAGCCTTAACTACTGCTCAATGTTGGAATCACAGGGTTTAAAACTTTCGAAGTTGCTTTTGGTACTCTCACGTCCATATATTGAAGAGGTGTTAGAGCTGAATTTTAGAAGAGCCAGAAGAGCAATCCTTCTCATGGCAGAGACCGATGAGAGCTCGCTCTTTTCTGTGCACTCCGTGTCTCCCTTATCTATGTTTGCAATACCAACAGATAGTGAGCTTGTTGACAGTGGAGTGAGATTCATGGACATTATCAAT GAAATCTTGGCACAGTTAACTCCCCTGGCTATTGTGCATTTTGGAGGAAATTTATTGACTAGAATATCACAGCTGTTTGATAAATACATGGATGCGCTGATTAAATCTCTACCAGGCCCCTCAGATGATGAGAATCTTACAGAGCTGAAGGAAGTCATACACTTTCGAGCTGAAACAGATTCAGAACAGCTTGCACTTTTGGGGATGGCTTTTACTATTCTAGATGAATTATTACCGCTGGCTGTAACAGAAGTTTGGAGTCTGAAGAATGAGAGCAAGGATTCAATTAGTGAAAGTATTGTGCCTAATGCAAACATTACGGCAGAATTGAAGGATTGGAAGCGCCATCTCCAGCATTCATTTGATAAGCTTAGAGATCACTTCTGCCGGCAATACGTTTTAAGTTTCATCTACTCAAGAGAAGGAAAAACTCGTTTAAATGCTCAAATTTATTTGAATGGAGATGGGGATGACTTGTTGTGGGATGATCCTTTACCTTCGTTGCCATTTCAG GCGTTATTTGCGAAGCTGCAGCAACTGGCAACCATTGCTGGAGATGTTTTGCTTGGCAAAGAGAAAATACAGAAAATTTTGCTTGCTAGACTAACTGAAACAGTTGTAATGTGGTTGTCAGATGAACAGGAATTCTGGGGCGTGTTTGAGGATAAATCTGTTCCACTAAAGCCACTCGGGTTGCAGCAG TTAATTCTTGATATGCACTTTACTGTGGAGATTGCTCGTTTTGCTGGTTACCCTTCTCGGCATGTCCACCAGATTGCATCAGCCATAATTGCTCGAGCAATCAGAACCTTTTCAGTAAGAGGCATAGACCCACAGAG TGCTCTTCCTGAGGATGAATGGTTCGTCGAAACTGCAAAGTCGGCCATTAACAAACTTCTTTTAGGAACGTCCGGATCAGATACATCTGAGATCGATGAGGACCACATAATTTTCCATGAAGAAAAGATTGTTTCAGATTCTGAGGATACTGCCTCTTCCCTTTCAAGTGTAGAATCCTTCGAATCTTTTGTTTCTGCGAGCATGGGTGAACTTGATAGCCCTGTATACTTCACAGATCCTGAGGGTTAG
- the LOC126680943 gene encoding peptidyl-prolyl cis-trans isomerase FKBP17-1, chloroplastic, whose product MALKYLWPSPFWFHAPNYDTLPPLASPQTQIQPTRRALINSALIFSISTTPLTATASSSKNEFLELPNSGGVKALDLRLGSGSQLPIDGDHVAIHYYARLAAKQGWRFDSTYDHKDNSGEPIPFTFLLGSPNVISGIQMAVRSMKAGGIRRVVIPPSQGYQNITQQPLPPDYFDRQRLFTTIFNPTRLANGEGSTLGTLIFDIELLSFRHN is encoded by the exons ATGGCGCTAAAGTACTTGTGGCCATCTCCATTTTGGTTTCACGCACCCAATTATGACACTCTCCCCCCTTTAGCCTCTCCTCAAACTCAAATTCAACCCACAAGAAGAGCCCTAATAAACTCTGCTCTCATCTTCTCCATCTCTACCACTCCACTTACAGCCACTGCTTCTTCAAGCAAGAATGAGTTCCTTGAGCTCCCAAATTCTGGCGGAGTCAAGGCTTTAGACCTTCGTCTTGGTTCTGGTTCACAGCTCCCTATCGATGGTGACCATGTCGCAATCCATTACTATGCAAGATTAGCAGCTAAACAAGGCTGGCGATTTGATTCCACATATGATCATAAGGATAATTCTGGTGAACCTATTCCTTTTACGTTTCTTCTTGGCTCGCCAAAT GTGATTTCGGGGATACAAATGGCTGTAAGATCAATGAAAGCGGGCGGAATTCGTAGAGTCGTTATTCCGCCATCACAAGGATATCAAAACATAACCCAACAGCCTTTGCCACCTGAT TATTTTGACAGGCAGAGGCTTTTTACTACTATTTTCAATCCAACGCGTCTCGCCAACGGAGAAGGTTCTACGTTGGGTACTCTCATCTTCGACATCGAGCTTCTCAGCTTCAGGCATAACTGA
- the LOC126681603 gene encoding BOI-related E3 ubiquitin-protein ligase 1-like encodes MKLVRPSPRGVIKMGIDDSPSPKESPKCILVTLSHSLSSKMCSSVHPLLRMNISCSSSNEDEHCSSFQIGLEKIKIKLNETVAAGSDGGFIKSFDFISHIILLAYPNLNIKTKTKFPLYLLSRHLSLLLIFFSFPLHYTTYQKQIRDHAEAKNQPFLHVIKMDCGFGFYQSLACDPILGSKKDTYYVNSAPRKRSRDSINDLHTKTSAPLFSFLDEDIIFQIQQQQFEVDRFITDHNQKVKLELDERKRKQSRMLISSIQQRISKKLNEKDEQMQRMAKLNWVLQERVKNIYVENQIWRDLAQSNEATANSLRTNLEQILAHVSEERHVSGHVGATVEDDVESCCGSGDDGRRTLASREEVKDKKMCRKCGEREASVVLVPCRHLCLCTYCGSTLVGSCPVCDSAMTGTVHLNLS; translated from the exons ATGAAGTTGGTTAGACCATCTCCAAGGGGAGTCATCAAAATGGGAATTGATGACTCCCCATCTCCAAAGGAGTCACCAAAATGCATTTTGGTGACTCTCTCACACTCTCTTTCATCAAAAATG TGTTCAAGTGTTCATCCTCTTTTGAGGATGAACATATCTTGTTCATCCTCAAATGAGGATGAACACTGTTCATCCTTTCAAATAGgattggaaaaaataaaaataaaattgaatgagACGGTTGCGGCGGGTTCCGACGGTGGATTCA TTAAGTCTTTTGACTTTATCtctcatattattttattagcaTATCCAAACctaaatataaaaaccaaaaccaaattcCCTTTATACCTCCTTAGTCGCCACCTCTCTCTTTTACTCATCTTTTTCTCATTTCCTCTTCATTATACAACATATCAAAAGCAAATTAGAGATCACGCAGAAGCAAAGAATCAACCATTTTTACATG TGATCAAGATGGATTGTGGGTTTGGTTTCTATCAATCTCTTGCATGTGATCCGATTTTGGGTAGTAAAAAAGATACATACTACGTTAATTCTGCTCCAAGAAAACGATCAAGAGACTCTATTAATGATCTTCACACAAAAACATCTGCACCCTTATTTTCATTTCTTGATGAAGACATCATTTTCCAGATCCAACAGCAGCAGTTCGAAGTCGACCGTTTTATTACGGACCAT AACCAAAAAGTGAAGTTGGAACTAGACGAAAGAAAAAGGAAGCAGTCAAGAATGTTGATATCATCAATACAGCAACGAATAAGCAAGAAACTGAATGAAAAAGATGAGCAGATGCAAAGAATGGCGAAATTGAATTGGGTTCTTCAAGAAAGAGTCAAAAACATTTACGTAGAGAATCAAATTTGGAGAGATTTAGCACAGAGTAATGAGGCCACTGCAAACTCTTTGAGGACCAATCTCGAACAAATCCTGGCGCACGTTAGCGAGGAGCGCCATGTCAGCGGACACGTTGGCGCCACGGTGGAAGATGATGTGGAATCATGCTGCGGGAGCGGCGATGACGGAAGGCGCACGTTAGCAAGTAGGGAGGAGGTGAAGGATAAGAAGATGTGTAGAAAGTGTGGGGAGAGGGAGGCAAGTGTGGTGTTGGTACCATGCAGGCATTTGTGCCTTTGTACATATTGTGGGTCCACTTTAGTTGGCAGTTGCCCTGTTTGTGATTCTGCCATGACTGGCACTGTACATCTTAACCTCTCTTGA